The sequence below is a genomic window from Thermorudis peleae.
TTCCCCGGCTTTCGTCGCCTATATTGTCGAGACAAGTCGCGTCCGCATCTACGCGCTGTTAAATCTCTCCGCAATCGGCCCTGGTCGCACCAACCTGGGAATTTGCCAACCTCGACTACTGCGACCTCGACCTCGCCGCCCAGATGATTGAGCAGAAATCGTGATCTCATCCTCGGTATCAAAGCGCGGATCGATCGCAATACCACGCGCGGCGTCGGTACCCGTCCGCTTGAACTCGCACGGCACCTAGCCGACCAGCTCAACCTGCCACTCATGGTCCATATCGGTCAGGGGCCACCAGAGATCGACGAGGTCGCGGCCTTGCTGCGACCTGGTGATATCCTCACCCACTGCTTCACTGGCGGCTCAATGCGCATCCTTCGTCCGGATGGCACGCTGCACCCGCAGGTTCGCGAATTGCATGAGCGCGGGCTTGTGCTGGATATAGGCCACGGAGCGGGATCGTTTAGCTTTGCCGTTGCTGAAGCACTGCTGCGACAAGGTGTGCTGCCAGACGTGATTAGCAGCGATATCCATCAACTCGCAATCCAAGGGC
It includes:
- a CDS encoding amidohydrolase family protein; amino-acid sequence: MSRNRDLILGIKARIDRNTTRGVGTRPLELARHLADQLNLPLMVHIGQGPPEIDEVAALLRPGDILTHCFTGGSMRILRPDGTLHPQVRELHERGLVLDIGHGAGSFSFAVAEALLRQGVLPDVISSDIHQLAIQGPMFDLPTTLSKFLALGMSLPEVIERATVAPARIIGRPELGTLAVGTPADLALFELVDGDFTFYDVEMQARKGDKLLVNTLTLKDGQPLPRVPESALQPWAVLAEHQRPITEIGHPFRQRARHRSTKS